The Candidatus Sysuiplasma acidicola genome includes a window with the following:
- a CDS encoding thioredoxin family protein has translation MQSRGRWQSVTGVKRISVVYANWCPHCVPTTTEPMKQYAAELGAELELIDIDVAEERADGLVRKYGDWAEDYLIPQVFFEFDDGRIVHVMTGFSEGVEYTRSAVERLHGSKFYRVLRAR, from the coding sequence ATGCAGTCACGAGGAAGGTGGCAGTCTGTGACGGGCGTTAAACGCATAAGCGTCGTATACGCAAACTGGTGTCCACACTGTGTTCCGACGACTACGGAGCCGATGAAACAGTACGCGGCTGAACTTGGTGCAGAGCTTGAGCTCATAGACATCGACGTAGCGGAGGAAAGGGCGGACGGCCTTGTCAGGAAATACGGCGACTGGGCAGAGGATTATCTGATACCTCAGGTGTTCTTCGAATTTGATGACGGCAGGATTGTGCACGTCATGACTGGTTTTTCCGAAGGTGTTGAATACACGCGCAGCGCAGTCGAAAGACTCCATGGAAGCAAGTTCTACAGAGTACTCAGGGCGCGTTAG
- a CDS encoding aminotransferase class I/II-fold pyridoxal phosphate-dependent enzyme, with protein sequence MKVRPAARAARMEYAIRDVVLPARELEKKGIDVIRMNIGDPDAFDFDTPEHIKRAMFDAVLDGYNGYGDSEGDVQLRGAIASRERRKNGKQAEIEDIIVTTGITEGIQLLLGALVEAGDELLVPGPTYPPYSSVTGFFGGVPVAYRTIEEEGWRPDVEDMRAKITPKTRAILTVSPNNPTGAVYSASDMKAICDMAAEHDLPLISDEIYDMLTYGVEHVSPATVSKDVPVITLNGFSKSYLVTGWRVGYVIFRDAGGKLTDLKEAFLREVRARLCASNPAQRAMIAALEGPQTHVQKMVRALKERRDYAVRRINAMDNLSVTSPDGAFYLFPKIEKGRWKSDLEFVLHVLREGHVLLVHGSGFDRQYGNMHFRSVFLPPMETLEKAMDGLEMALAVRP encoded by the coding sequence ATGAAGGTCAGGCCTGCGGCAAGAGCAGCGCGCATGGAATATGCCATAAGGGATGTCGTGCTCCCGGCACGGGAGCTTGAGAAGAAGGGTATCGATGTCATCAGGATGAATATTGGTGATCCGGATGCATTCGACTTTGACACGCCCGAGCACATAAAGAGGGCGATGTTCGATGCCGTGCTGGATGGTTACAACGGTTACGGCGATTCCGAAGGAGACGTACAGCTCCGCGGGGCGATTGCGTCAAGGGAGAGGAGGAAGAACGGCAAACAGGCAGAAATAGAAGATATAATTGTCACTACCGGCATTACGGAGGGCATACAGCTGCTTCTTGGTGCGCTCGTAGAAGCCGGGGACGAATTGCTGGTTCCCGGACCCACGTATCCTCCATATTCGTCAGTGACGGGATTTTTCGGCGGCGTTCCTGTCGCCTACAGGACTATTGAGGAAGAAGGATGGAGACCGGACGTGGAAGACATGAGGGCCAAGATCACGCCGAAGACCAGGGCGATACTCACTGTCAGCCCGAACAACCCGACAGGCGCAGTGTACAGCGCGTCAGACATGAAGGCAATATGCGACATGGCGGCAGAACATGACCTGCCGCTCATATCCGACGAAATTTATGATATGCTGACATACGGCGTTGAGCATGTCTCGCCTGCAACCGTATCCAAAGATGTGCCGGTTATCACACTCAACGGTTTTTCCAAGAGCTATCTGGTCACCGGATGGAGAGTAGGATACGTAATCTTCAGGGATGCGGGAGGGAAACTGACTGATCTTAAGGAGGCATTCCTGCGGGAAGTGAGAGCAAGGCTCTGCGCAAGCAATCCCGCACAGCGGGCAATGATCGCGGCGCTTGAAGGTCCGCAGACGCACGTCCAGAAGATGGTCAGGGCACTCAAGGAGAGGAGGGATTACGCCGTACGTAGAATAAACGCAATGGATAATCTGTCTGTTACATCGCCAGATGGTGCATTCTATCTGTTTCCGAAAATTGAGAAAGGACGCTGGAAAAGCGATCTTGAGTTCGTGCTGCATGTGCTGCGCGAAGGACATGTGCTGCTCGTGCACGGGTCTGGCTTCGACAGGCAGTACGGCAATATGCACTTCCGTTCGGTATTCCTTCCGCCGATGGAAACGCTTGAGAAAGCGATGGACGGTCTGGAGATGGCGCTCGCCGTACGACCGTGA